Proteins from one Vicia villosa cultivar HV-30 ecotype Madison, WI unplaced genomic scaffold, Vvil1.0 ctg.000253F_1_1, whole genome shotgun sequence genomic window:
- the LOC131626009 gene encoding protein MAIN-LIKE 1-like: MGFPVLFVFLLVRRRGGAIDGMRQRGRQRREADGEGQQGAAPEVGPHHPAFPGGPTDTSLLVRYQRHVACHLWLGEERRPKPTLKVAAHGSKLIGWVPAMLPREMENWLVASGLSSLQHTSLSRVDTHLLFAFVERWHPETSSFHMPFAEMTITLDDVSCLLHVPIRGQLVDPDVVVTDYDAIHLVVELFGVSLSDATTEASAVRGPYYKLDWLKQVFEQQRAANNFTGAMRAYMMLLLGCTILVNKTFTLVEAKYLPLLRDLDTCGSYC, from the exons ATGGGGTTTCCGGTTCTGTTTGTTTTCTTAC tggtTCGAAGAAGAGGAGGTGCGATCGACGGAATGCGTCAAAGAGGAAGACAACGTCGAGAGGCTGATGGCGAGGGACAGCAGGGAGCTGCTCCTGAGGTTGGTCCGCACCATCCGGCATTTCCCGGAGGACCTACTGATACATCATTATTGGTTAGATATCAGAGGCACGTTGCATGTCATTTATGGTTGGGCGAG GAGAGACGACCAAAGCCGACCTTAAAGGTTGCTGCACATGGCAGCAAATTAATAGGATGGGTTCCGGCAATGCTCCCAAGGGAGATGGAAAATTGGTTAGTTGCATCTGGCCTTTCATCTTTGCAGCATACTAGTTTGTCGAGGGTAGATACGCATCTATTATTTGCTTTTGTTGAGAGATGGCATCCTGAAACATCGTCATTTCATATGCCGTTCGCCGAGATGACCATCACGCTAGACGATGTTTCTTGTCTTCTTCATGTACCGATTAGGGGCCAGCTGGTTGACCCCGATGTTGTTGTCACCGATTATGATGCTATCCATCTAGTTGTTGAGTTGTTTGGTGTTTCGCTGAGTGATGCAACTACAGAGGCTTCTGCTGTAAGGGGTCCTTACTATAAATTGGATTGGTTGAAGCAAGTTTTTGAGCAACAAAGAGCTGCGAATAACTTTACAGGCGCTATGAGAGCATACATGATGTTGCTATTAGGTTGTACCATTCTTGTCAACAAGACTTTTACTCTTGTCGAGGCAAAATATCTTCCACTTTTGAGAGATTTGGATACTTGTGGAAGCTATTGCTAG
- the LOC131625990 gene encoding mitochondrial fission protein ELM1-like: MRPIQLPEPPSPTAHRGTPDIFESGVHTFVRRAVVIGNGFSASENQSIGLVRALGFSDNYFLYRVTRPKGGVNEWLHWLPVSLHKKIYYIVRTVGDYSHLLLRSQPKKLKPSENGVSDGLLGVLEADTKQIVKFAQETYEKEGPLLVVACGRDTISTASSIKSLASQNVFVVQIQHPRLHLNRFDMVIAPKHDYYPLTPQGQEQVPRLIRSWITPRDPPDSHVVLTTGALHQIDFTSIRSAAATWHDEFAHVRRPLLAVNIGGPTSNCRYGGDLAKQLVASLLSVLTSCGSVRISFTEKTPQKVANIITKELGNNPKVYIWDGQGPNPHMGHLAWADAFVVTADSVSMISEACSTGKPVYVVGSERCKWKFADFHKSLRERGVVRAFTGSEDISESWSYPPLNDTADAANRVREALAARGWKLKI, encoded by the exons ATGAGACCAATTCAACTTCCTGAACCGCCGAGCCCTACCGCCCATAGAGGTACTCCTGATATCTTCGAATCCGGAGTTCATACCTTCGTCCGACGCGCCGTCGTTATCGGAAACGGTTTCTCCGCCTCCGAGAATCAGAGTATCGGATTGGTTCGCGCACTTGGCTTCTCTGATAACTATTTCTTATAT CGGGTTACCAGGCCTAAAGGAGGAGTAAATGAGTGGCTTCATTGGCTTCCAGTCTCCCTCCAtaagaaaatatattatattgtaAGAACGGTTGGCGATTATTCCCACCTACTGTTGAGATCTCAACCAAAGAAGCTCAAGCCTTCAGAAAATGGTGTCAGTGACGGCTTGTTAGGTGTCTTAGAAGCCGATACAAAGCAGATAGTAAAATTTGCTCAAGAAACTTATGAGAA GGAGGGACCTTTGTTGGTGGTTGCATGTGGAAGAGATACCATTTCTACTGCAAGTTCCATAAAAAGCTTAGCATCTCAGAATGTTTTTGTTGTTCAG ATACAACATCCAAGATTGCATTTGAATAGGTTCGACATGGTGATTGCACCTAAGCATGACTATTATCCTCTGACTCCACAAGGACAAGAACAAGTTCCCCGACTTATTCGAAGTTGGATAACTCCCCGTGATCCTCCGGATAGTCATGTG GTTCTCACAACTGGAGCCTTACATCAAATAGATTTCACTTCAATACGTAGTGCTGCTGCTACTTGGCATGACGAATTTGCACATGTTCGCAGGCCCTTGCTCGCTGTCAACATTGGAGGACCAACAA GTAACTGTAGATATGGTGGAGACCTTGCAAAGCAGTTAGTAGCCTCTTTGCTCAGTGTTCTTACTAGTTGTGGAAGTGTTAGAATATCCTTTACAGAGAAGACTCCTCAAAAA GTGGCCAACATTATAACGAAAGAACTTGGAAATAATCCAAAAGTTTATATTTGGGATGGGCAAG GACCTAACCCTCACATGGGCCATCTAGCTTGGGCTGATGCATTTGTTGTCACGGCTGATTCAGTTAGTATGATAAGTGAAGCTTGCAGCACTGG AAAGCCCGTTTACGTTGTGGGGTCTGAGCGTTGTAAATGGAAGTTTGCCGACTTTCACAAATCATTGAGAGAGCGGGGAGTTGTTCGGGCTTTTACAGGTTCTGAGGAT ATATCAGAGAGTTGGAGCTATCCACCCCTTAACGATACTGCTGATGCAGCTAACCGAGTTCGTGAAGCGCTTGCTGCCCGAGGGTGGAAGCTGAAGATATAA